GAGGTAGGTGACGTTTGGGGCATCGGCAGGCAGCACAGCAAGCTCCTGCAAAAGCATGGCATCACAACCGCCTACGAACTGGCGCAGCAACATGATGCGTGGGTGAAGAAACACCTGACAATTGTTGGCCTGCGGATGGTAAAGGAGCTGCGCGGGGAGCCGTGCCTGGAACTGGAGGAAGTAGCTCCAAAGAAGCAGAACATATGCACTTCCCGCTCCTTTGGAAGCCCTGTAACGAAGCTTCAGGAGCTGGAGGAGGCAACGGCCACCTACGCCTCCAAGTGCGCCTATAAGCTGCGTAAACAAGGCTCCTGCGCCTCTGCCGTGACCGTATTTGTGATGACGAACAGGTTTGCCAATACCCCGCAGTACTACAACTCCAAAACCATTCACGTGCCCAACCCCGTCAACAGTGACCTGCACCTTATCCAGTACGCGAACATGGCGCTAAGGAGCATTTACGAGGAAGGGTACAGCTACAAGAAGTGCGGCGTGATTGTCTCCGACTTCATGCCTGAAGACAACCTGCAACTTGGCTTGTTTGATGTTGCCGATACAGGCAAGCACAAAGACCTCATGAAGGCGTTGGACAACCTAAATAGCCGCTACGGGATGGCAACTGTTAAAGCGGCGGCACAGGGCATCAAGAATAACTGGACGCTGAAGCGGGAAAGGCTTTCGCCTTGCTATACGACGAGGTTAAGTGACGTGCTGGTGGCGAGACTATAAAACTGTCTTACAGCACCAAACAACTATTTATTAATAAAAATATACTATATTAAATTTTCTTCAGATGTCACAACTTTAAGAACCTGCAATAAATCAGAAAGCACTTAATAATAAGATGGATACAATAAGGCACGATATCAAGATTTACCAAATCGACATAGACTTCCATGAAATTAGAGAAATAGATTCTCTTATGGAGAAAATCTATTTTATAGTCGATAAACATAAAAACTCAATCCTTGATGTAAATAAAAAGGCATCTGAACTTCCTACGACAACTATTGATAGTATTCAATATTTGTTATATACCTATAATCAAAGGGAGAAAGAGTCTTCTTGGAGGTCCTTTCTTCCTTCAGCCATAGTTACAGATGAAGATTTTAATGTGCAGACTACCTCATTTGTTCTGTTTGCTATACTTAATCGAAGAATATTTGCTACAATTGGAGGCAACGGAATAACTGTTATAAAGCGATACTTAAACCAGACATTTGGTCTTGACCTATATGAGAAAATTTCCGAGCCAGAAAATGATATTGTTAACTCTATTGAGTCACGAGGAGTAGCAGGCAATATGACTTCTCAAATTGTTACCTATAGGAGTGAACAAAAACTTATAGATTCTCTTTCCTTCGGCCGTATACCGCATCGGCTCAATTTTCAACTACGAGACACTTTATTGGCAGATGTTTTTGACTTTATCAAATTTGATGGTGCCGAAAAGGTCTGTGTCCAAGTTGGCACTTCCTTTCATATCAAATGGAAGCTTTCCTTCAAGGAAATGCATCAACTAATCCAGCAAATCGATAAAATTTTAGATACAACAGCCCATACACCTATAAGCAGCTTTGTCAGGATTGGAGACAGAAATTTAACTGAAAATAATTTAAGGTTTGCTTTATACAACAGGGTAAGGGATGATATGGTTAGGGCATTTGAACCTCAAAACAACAGGTATGGTGCAAGACTAGACTATGATTTTGTTCACCCTTCCAAGTTACAAGCCTTTTATGAGTGCGATAAATATGCTCTTTATGAGAGAGGTGCTCAGCAGCCATTCTTTGAAACTTTCGATAGACACGCACTTTATCATGCAGGGCTAACCTTTTTATATAATAATACAGACCGCACAAATCCTATTGATTTCAATAGCAAAATATCAGGAATAAGAGTGTGCGGGTATGTTAACCGTCTAAAGAAAACAAATGCAATGTTTGCCCACCATGTCACATGTGAGATTGAGTTCAACAAAAAACCTACTTTTCACATCGACTCGCACTGGTATACAATTAAAGGGAATTTTATAGAAGACATCAACACCCTTTGCAGTAAGTCAATAAAAAATAACTATCTAAATTCTAGTGTTAACCTGCAAGTATGGGGTGATAGCATCAAGGACGAAGGGCAATATAACATGCTATACCATGGTCTCCCAAACTATTTGGTACTAGATAAGATGTTGGGCCAAAATATTGAGCTATGCGACATCCTCTACGAAGATGACTCTAGTGTTTATCTTATTCATGTAAAACAAGGCTTTGATGCAAAAATTCGAGATTTAACAAATCAAGTTATAATCTCCGCTAATAGGCTATGGAATGACCTGAAGTCAGGAGCATTTACTTTTATTGACGAAGTTTGTGAAAGATATAACAACTCAATAGCTGCCGACCAAAAAATTGATTTACACAAATTTAGGATGGTATTTAAAAAGGACATAATTTATGTTATGGCATTTAATTCTCACTTAAGAGGGAAAAGAATAAGAGACGACATTAGCATTGCACGCTCGAACATAGCAAAATTTTCCCTTATCCACAGTTTTCGCGACATGCCATCAAATCTATATCCTTTAAAGGTCGTTGAGATAGATAATGAATAAATCTAAAGAACAATTCAATCAGATAAGTCCAGACTTCATAAAAGAGGCGTCAAATAAATAGCTAACAATTTAACTTCATCTAAGGTAACAATAACTTGAATTTTATCCGTCAAAGAAATAATTAATGAGCTCAGAGAAGAACATAAGCGAGTTAGCTAGTGGAATTAGTGGCATAGCAGATAGGGCCTTTGATTTTGTAGAAAAAATAATAGCTGGTCCAATCATTGAAGGAACAGGTGCAATTACAGATAAAATCA
This window of the Pontibacter russatus genome carries:
- a CDS encoding Y-family DNA polymerase, coding for MIALVDCNSFYASCECVFNPAIRDKPVIVLSNNDGCTIARSQQAKDVGVKMGDPAFMLKDLIKKHSIKVFSSNYTLYGDMSRRVMQTLAGFTPNLEVYSIDESFLDLGHFYKKDLHQYAWQIKNTVQEWTGIPVGIGVAKTKTLAKIANRIAKKSPKAKGVLVLQEQRHIEAALKRTEVGDVWGIGRQHSKLLQKHGITTAYELAQQHDAWVKKHLTIVGLRMVKELRGEPCLELEEVAPKKQNICTSRSFGSPVTKLQELEEATATYASKCAYKLRKQGSCASAVTVFVMTNRFANTPQYYNSKTIHVPNPVNSDLHLIQYANMALRSIYEEGYSYKKCGVIVSDFMPEDNLQLGLFDVADTGKHKDLMKALDNLNSRYGMATVKAAAQGIKNNWTLKRERLSPCYTTRLSDVLVARL
- a CDS encoding DUF6119 family protein, translating into MEKIYFIVDKHKNSILDVNKKASELPTTTIDSIQYLLYTYNQREKESSWRSFLPSAIVTDEDFNVQTTSFVLFAILNRRIFATIGGNGITVIKRYLNQTFGLDLYEKISEPENDIVNSIESRGVAGNMTSQIVTYRSEQKLIDSLSFGRIPHRLNFQLRDTLLADVFDFIKFDGAEKVCVQVGTSFHIKWKLSFKEMHQLIQQIDKILDTTAHTPISSFVRIGDRNLTENNLRFALYNRVRDDMVRAFEPQNNRYGARLDYDFVHPSKLQAFYECDKYALYERGAQQPFFETFDRHALYHAGLTFLYNNTDRTNPIDFNSKISGIRVCGYVNRLKKTNAMFAHHVTCEIEFNKKPTFHIDSHWYTIKGNFIEDINTLCSKSIKNNYLNSSVNLQVWGDSIKDEGQYNMLYHGLPNYLVLDKMLGQNIELCDILYEDDSSVYLIHVKQGFDAKIRDLTNQVIISANRLWNDLKSGAFTFIDEVCERYNNSIAADQKIDLHKFRMVFKKDIIYVMAFNSHLRGKRIRDDISIARSNIAKFSLIHSFRDMPSNLYPLKVVEIDNE